A region of Malaciobacter marinus DNA encodes the following proteins:
- a CDS encoding peroxiredoxin, producing the protein MIVTKKAPDFTATAVLADGQIVEDFNLYNNIGEKGAVLFFWPLDFTFVCPSEIIAFSKRVEEFKERGIQVIGCSIDSEFSHFAWRETPVEQGGIGRVNFPMVADITKQIAKNYDVLFNESVALRGSFLIDKDGTVRHAVINDLPLGRNIDEMVRMVDTMIFTNENGEVCPAGWNKGDEGMKADKEGVAEYLGKNEDKL; encoded by the coding sequence ATGATAGTAACAAAAAAAGCTCCAGATTTTACAGCTACAGCTGTACTTGCAGATGGTCAAATTGTAGAAGATTTTAATTTATATAATAATATTGGTGAAAAAGGTGCAGTATTATTTTTCTGGCCTTTAGATTTTACATTTGTTTGTCCTTCTGAGATTATTGCTTTTTCAAAAAGAGTTGAAGAGTTTAAAGAAAGAGGAATTCAAGTGATTGGTTGTTCAATTGATTCTGAATTTTCACACTTTGCATGGAGAGAAACACCAGTTGAACAAGGTGGTATTGGAAGAGTTAATTTCCCAATGGTTGCAGATATAACAAAACAAATTGCAAAAAATTATGATGTATTATTTAATGAATCTGTTGCACTTAGAGGTTCATTTTTAATTGATAAAGATGGAACAGTAAGACATGCAGTAATCAATGACTTACCTCTTGGAAGAAATATTGATGAAATGGTAAGAATGGTAGATACTATGATTTTTACAAATGAAAATGGTGAAGTTTGTCCAGCAGGATGGAATAAAGGTGATGAGGGTATGAAAGCAGACAAAGAAGGTGTTGCTGAATACTTAGGTAAAAATGAAGATAAATTATAG
- the poxB gene encoding ubiquinone-dependent pyruvate dehydrogenase, with the protein MNDNISMYFAKLLEKVGIKRIWGITGDSLNGLSDSLEKLNKIEWIGTRHEETAAFAAGADAKVSGDIAVCAGSCGPGNLHLINGLYDCQRKGVPILAIASHIPSSEIGSGYFQETHPQDLFKECSIFCELVSNPEQMPNILETAIRQAILKQGVSVIVIPGDVMLNPMPENSKLLLSKPSLPKVLPDEHDIIKLAKILNENEKITFLCGAGCKNAHDEVIKVAQLLNAPVVHALGGKEHIEWENPNSVGMTGLIGYESGYYAMDNSDVVLVLGSTFPYKAFYPQDARIIQIDIKPESLGRHCQLDLALIGDIKSSLEMLIPKIDKKENNIFLKSALKHYKNTVEKFDKLASENSKVGLIHPQYLTKLINKYASDDAIFSCDVGTPTVWAARYLDMNGKRKLIGSFNHGSMANALPQAIGAKVSSPNKEVIALCGDGGFAMLMGDFLTLIQHKIKAKIVIYNNSSLGFVAIEMKAGGYLYENTDLTNPDFSAIANAAGVKGYKVEKPEELESTIKDFLKYDGAALLDVTTAKQELTMPPKITFESAKGFGIYMLRTIINGKGDELVEVAKENLLR; encoded by the coding sequence ATGAATGACAATATTTCAATGTATTTCGCAAAACTTTTAGAAAAAGTAGGTATAAAAAGAATATGGGGAATCACTGGTGATTCTTTAAATGGATTAAGTGATAGTTTAGAAAAATTAAATAAGATTGAGTGGATAGGTACAAGGCATGAAGAAACAGCAGCTTTTGCAGCAGGAGCTGATGCTAAAGTAAGTGGAGATATTGCTGTATGTGCTGGTTCTTGTGGACCTGGGAATTTGCATCTTATAAATGGTCTTTATGATTGTCAAAGAAAAGGTGTTCCTATTTTAGCAATTGCTTCACATATTCCTTCAAGTGAGATTGGAAGTGGATATTTTCAAGAAACACATCCCCAAGATTTATTTAAAGAGTGTAGTATATTTTGTGAATTGGTTTCAAACCCTGAACAAATGCCAAATATTTTAGAAACAGCAATAAGACAAGCGATTTTAAAACAAGGTGTAAGTGTAATAGTTATTCCAGGTGATGTTATGTTAAATCCAATGCCTGAAAACTCAAAGTTATTATTAAGTAAGCCTAGTTTGCCAAAAGTATTACCTGATGAGCATGATATAATAAAACTAGCAAAAATATTAAATGAAAATGAAAAGATTACTTTTTTATGTGGGGCAGGGTGTAAAAATGCACATGATGAAGTAATTAAAGTTGCACAATTACTAAATGCGCCAGTTGTTCATGCATTAGGAGGAAAAGAGCATATAGAATGGGAAAATCCAAATAGTGTTGGAATGACAGGACTTATTGGATATGAATCAGGTTATTATGCAATGGATAATTCTGATGTAGTACTTGTCTTAGGTTCTACCTTTCCTTATAAAGCATTTTACCCTCAAGATGCAAGAATTATTCAAATAGATATAAAACCAGAATCATTAGGACGACACTGCCAACTTGATTTAGCATTAATAGGTGATATAAAATCATCTCTTGAAATGTTAATACCAAAAATCGATAAAAAAGAGAATAATATATTTTTAAAGAGTGCATTAAAACATTATAAAAATACAGTTGAGAAATTTGATAAATTAGCAAGTGAAAATAGTAAAGTAGGTTTGATTCATCCTCAATATTTAACAAAACTAATTAATAAATATGCAAGTGATGACGCAATATTTAGCTGTGATGTTGGAACTCCTACTGTTTGGGCAGCAAGATATTTAGATATGAATGGTAAACGAAAACTGATTGGGTCATTTAATCATGGCTCAATGGCAAATGCACTTCCTCAAGCAATTGGAGCAAAAGTTAGTAGTCCTAATAAAGAAGTGATTGCTTTATGTGGAGATGGTGGTTTTGCTATGCTAATGGGAGATTTTCTAACACTTATTCAGCATAAAATTAAAGCTAAAATAGTAATTTATAATAATAGTTCTTTAGGTTTTGTAGCAATTGAGATGAAAGCTGGTGGGTATTTATATGAAAATACAGATTTAACAAATCCTGATTTTTCAGCAATTGCAAATGCTGCTGGAGTAAAAGGTTATAAGGTTGAGAAACCAGAAGAGTTAGAAAGTACAATAAAAGATTTTCTTAAATACGATGGTGCTGCTTTACTTGATGTAACAACAGCAAAACAAGAACTTACAATGCCTCCAAAGATTACTTTTGAAAGTGCTAAAGGATTTGGTATTTATATGTTAAGAACTATTATAAATGGAAAAGGGGATGAATTAGTAGAAGTTGCAAAAGAAAATCTATTAAGATAG
- a CDS encoding cytidylate kinase family protein, which translates to MILQKEKITNLIIRVLVFIIGLFIMALGVSLSVKADIGVSPISCVPYIYSLKFSLTIGELTIILNALFILVQMIILRKKYNIFQLVQLPAVIVFGYCIDMTMVLIENLYPSNYVEQLLLCLFACVVLAFGIFLVVKTRLTYLPLEGLVIVISQTFKKEFGKIKISMDSLMVVIGLISSYVFLYKLEGIREGSVIAALLIGTLIKFYSHKMPIFEKWFANKSPKETVVNNQDNKYNDTLVITISREFGSGGHEIGKYIAKHLGISFIDKQLIRLSAEQTGYTKEYIQENEQKLTNSLIYDLYEQNYAYVNDELPPEDAIFLVQSKIIRELCAKKSCVIVGRCANFILKDHPNCINIFIHANDEYRIEKINKDYGVKPPFTKHDLVVSDEQRANYSIHFTNKDWRDVRNYHFAIDSSLYGSKQSAKKLIKLINGDIK; encoded by the coding sequence ATGATATTGCAAAAAGAAAAAATTACAAACTTAATAATAAGAGTTCTTGTTTTTATAATAGGGCTTTTTATTATGGCATTAGGTGTATCCTTATCTGTAAAAGCTGACATTGGTGTATCTCCTATTTCTTGTGTTCCTTATATATATAGCTTGAAGTTTTCTTTAACTATAGGTGAATTAACAATTATTTTAAATGCTTTATTTATTTTAGTTCAAATGATAATATTGCGTAAAAAGTATAATATCTTTCAATTAGTACAACTTCCTGCTGTTATAGTTTTTGGATATTGTATTGATATGACTATGGTATTGATTGAAAACTTGTATCCTTCAAACTATGTAGAGCAATTATTATTGTGCTTATTTGCTTGTGTTGTTTTGGCATTTGGAATATTTCTTGTTGTAAAAACTAGACTTACTTATTTGCCTTTAGAAGGCTTGGTTATTGTTATTTCTCAAACATTCAAAAAAGAGTTTGGTAAAATAAAAATTTCTATGGATAGCTTGATGGTTGTTATAGGTTTGATAAGTTCATATGTATTTTTGTATAAATTAGAAGGAATAAGAGAGGGTAGTGTTATTGCTGCTTTATTAATTGGAACTTTAATCAAATTTTATAGTCATAAAATGCCAATATTTGAAAAATGGTTTGCAAATAAATCACCAAAAGAAACAGTTGTTAATAACCAAGATAATAAATATAATGATACTTTAGTAATAACTATTTCTCGTGAATTTGGTAGTGGAGGTCATGAGATTGGAAAATATATAGCAAAACACTTAGGTATTTCTTTTATTGATAAGCAATTGATTCGTTTAAGTGCAGAACAAACAGGTTATACAAAAGAGTATATACAAGAGAATGAACAAAAACTTACAAACTCACTAATTTATGACTTATATGAACAAAATTATGCTTATGTAAATGATGAACTACCACCAGAAGATGCAATATTTTTGGTTCAAAGTAAAATCATAAGAGAACTTTGTGCTAAAAAATCTTGTGTAATAGTAGGGCGTTGTGCTAATTTTATATTAAAAGATCATCCAAATTGTATTAATATTTTTATTCATGCAAATGATGAATATAGAATAGAAAAAATAAATAAAGATTATGGTGTAAAACCACCTTTTACAAAACATGATTTAGTTGTTTCTGATGAACAAAGAGCCAACTACTCTATACACTTTACAAATAAAGATTGGAGAGATGTTAGAAACTATCATTTTGCAATTGATAGTTCATTATATGGTTCAAAACAAAGTGCAAAAAAACTTATTAAACTTATAAATGGGGATATTAAATAA
- a CDS encoding slipin family protein, with the protein MFMSIIYIVFIVVAILAASIRILKEYERGVIFTLGRFTGIKGPGLIIIIPFIQKMEKVDLRTVVLDVPSQDVISHDNVSVNVNAVVYFRVIDPEKAIIQVESFHDATSQLAQTTLRSVLGGHELDEMLAEREKLNEDIQDILDKQTDAWGIKISNVEIKHIDLDESMIRAIAKQAEAERQRRAKVINSKGELEASQNLLEAANILAQNPQGLQLRYLQTLSDISSDKTNTIVFPFGSELGKFFTPKS; encoded by the coding sequence ATGTTTATGAGTATTATATATATTGTTTTTATTGTTGTTGCAATTTTAGCAGCATCGATTAGGATTTTAAAAGAGTATGAAAGAGGAGTTATTTTTACATTGGGTAGATTTACAGGAATTAAAGGTCCAGGTTTAATTATTATAATTCCTTTTATTCAAAAGATGGAAAAAGTAGATTTAAGAACAGTTGTACTTGATGTACCATCACAAGATGTTATTTCCCATGATAATGTTTCAGTAAATGTAAATGCGGTGGTTTATTTTAGAGTTATAGATCCTGAAAAAGCCATTATTCAAGTTGAGAGTTTTCATGATGCAACTTCACAACTTGCTCAAACTACTCTAAGATCAGTTTTAGGTGGACATGAACTTGATGAAATGTTAGCAGAAAGGGAAAAATTAAATGAAGATATTCAAGATATACTTGATAAACAAACTGATGCTTGGGGAATTAAAATCTCAAATGTTGAGATAAAACATATTGATTTAGATGAAAGTATGATAAGAGCTATTGCAAAACAAGCAGAAGCAGAACGTCAAAGAAGAGCAAAAGTTATTAACTCAAAAGGTGAACTTGAAGCAAGTCAAAATTTACTAGAAGCTGCAAATATTTTAGCTCAAAATCCTCAAGGTTTACAACTAAGATATTTACAAACATTAAGTGATATTTCAAGTGATAAAACAAATACAATTGTTTTTCCTTTTGGAAGTGAATTAGGTAAATTTTTTACACCAAAGAGTTAA
- a CDS encoding NfeD family protein has protein sequence MRLLFLFFILSISLFASNITHFAYDGAINPASNAFVKKSISYAKKQNSQLIIFELNTPGGLLSSTRDIVSQILNSKIPIVVYVSPKGARAASAGTYILYASHIAAMTQGSNVGAATPVQMSMKDDDKKPSAIKTKAINDASAYIESLAKLRGKNIQWAKKSVTKGASIDSQKALELGVIDFVADDLNTLLKKLDGFEVKIDDKKIKLNTQNSTLQTVEEGFKIKLLSYLSNPNIAYGLMLLAIYGIFFELISPGAIFPGVTGLVSGALALYAFNILPFDYAGLLLIFIGVFLMTMEIFIVSFGVFAIGGVIAFVFGSLILFDEKTLGVDISLSLIVAFVLVSIAIFIYLLKIIIEQKDQKVKTGIDQMKSATAKVVKKQGNTYKVSIHSEIWNAISKEEINEGDEVIVESMEGLTLHIKSKE, from the coding sequence ATGCGATTGCTTTTTCTCTTTTTCATTTTAAGTATTTCACTTTTTGCTTCAAATATAACGCATTTTGCTTATGATGGGGCTATCAATCCTGCCAGTAATGCTTTTGTCAAAAAGTCAATTTCATATGCAAAAAAACAAAACTCTCAACTTATAATTTTTGAGCTTAATACTCCTGGTGGATTACTATCTTCCACAAGAGATATAGTTTCACAAATTCTTAATTCAAAAATTCCAATTGTTGTTTATGTATCTCCAAAAGGTGCAAGAGCTGCAAGTGCTGGTACTTATATTTTATATGCTTCTCATATTGCAGCAATGACACAAGGTAGTAATGTAGGCGCTGCTACTCCTGTACAAATGAGTATGAAAGATGATGATAAAAAACCATCTGCTATAAAAACAAAAGCTATAAATGATGCAAGTGCTTATATTGAAAGCTTGGCAAAACTTAGAGGCAAAAATATTCAATGGGCAAAGAAAAGTGTAACTAAAGGTGCTAGTATTGACTCACAAAAAGCATTAGAATTAGGTGTTATAGATTTTGTGGCTGATGATTTAAATACACTTTTAAAAAAACTAGATGGCTTTGAAGTGAAAATTGATGATAAAAAAATTAAATTAAATACACAAAACAGCACATTGCAAACAGTAGAAGAGGGTTTTAAAATCAAGTTACTCTCTTATCTTTCCAATCCAAATATCGCTTATGGTTTAATGCTTTTAGCAATTTATGGGATTTTCTTTGAATTAATAAGTCCAGGTGCAATTTTTCCAGGTGTTACAGGTTTAGTAAGTGGTGCTTTAGCTTTATATGCATTTAATATTTTACCTTTTGATTATGCTGGTTTATTATTGATTTTTATTGGTGTATTTTTAATGACCATGGAAATTTTTATTGTTAGTTTTGGAGTATTTGCAATAGGAGGAGTTATTGCATTTGTATTTGGTTCTTTGATACTTTTTGATGAAAAAACATTGGGTGTAGATATATCTTTATCACTTATTGTAGCTTTTGTTTTAGTCAGTATTGCTATTTTTATTTACTTGCTTAAAATTATAATTGAACAAAAAGATCAAAAGGTAAAAACAGGAATAGATCAAATGAAATCAGCTACAGCAAAAGTTGTGAAAAAACAAGGTAATACTTACAAAGTTTCAATTCATTCAGAAATTTGGAATGCCATAAGTAAAGAAGAGATTAATGAAGGCGATGAAGTTATTGTCGAATCTATGGAAGGTTTGACACTTCATATAAAATCAAAGGAGTAA
- a CDS encoding class I SAM-dependent methyltransferase, producing the protein MKELEFLHKDFFSPKKYKQMVKSYQEKDDPTGWFDKVYESAKGDYTKVFWADLEPSAYLIKWLKQNHIKKTNKKACVIGCGVGDDAQALSDFGFDVIAFDISKKAIDLCKNRYPNSKVDFTVANLFDFPKDWFENFDVVYECNTIQVLLGNYRKEAKKAMCSLVAKDGYILVSCRSSKEEDEKKDEIPKPLLKSEIDEFKITYKLKEKSFLAYDDNQTPSIPHFFAVYQK; encoded by the coding sequence ATGAAAGAGTTAGAGTTTTTACATAAAGACTTTTTTTCACCAAAAAAATATAAACAAATGGTCAAATCATATCAAGAAAAAGATGACCCAACAGGTTGGTTTGATAAAGTCTATGAAAGTGCAAAAGGTGATTACACAAAAGTTTTCTGGGCTGATTTGGAACCAAGTGCTTATTTAATAAAATGGCTAAAACAAAATCATATTAAAAAAACTAATAAAAAAGCATGTGTAATTGGCTGTGGCGTTGGAGATGATGCACAAGCTTTAAGTGATTTTGGTTTTGATGTTATTGCCTTTGATATTTCAAAGAAAGCTATTGATTTATGTAAAAATAGATATCCAAATAGTAAAGTAGATTTTACAGTTGCTAATTTATTTGATTTTCCAAAAGACTGGTTTGAAAACTTTGATGTAGTTTATGAATGTAATACAATACAAGTTCTTTTAGGAAACTATAGAAAAGAAGCAAAAAAAGCAATGTGTTCTTTAGTAGCAAAAGATGGATATATCTTAGTTTCATGTAGAAGTTCAAAAGAAGAAGATGAAAAAAAAGATGAAATTCCAAAACCACTTTTAAAAAGTGAAATTGATGAATTTAAAATTACATATAAATTAAAAGAGAAAAGTTTTTTAGCCTATGATGATAATCAAACTCCAAGTATTCCACACTTTTTTGCAGTGTATCAAAAATAG
- a CDS encoding diguanylate cyclase: MKTIILLLIFLIFQVSSFATNKYSLNNNIKSNIDTLANQLKYLTSNYDKNKKEISDLLRLYYDNYENIIGFEIKKDKKYLFSSSRNDETITLLTNKSFDKTLYKTPQFYKKDIINNKDEKIGELIVYFKEIIKFTSEELKYLENKTVLKIQNDSNLPPYNFNEDGLAKGYSIDYMNLIANKLAIEIKYVQGNWDDFMNMLEKNEIDLMVNILKSKKREERFLFTSDSYVSSPLAILTRINHKEVHTFKELEGKTVALVKGYHSYDRVKSTYPKINIYPTKNTYEMINAVASNKADASYGLKSVLDYNINKHLFTNLKTMKNTDDKEFGFYFAFNKDNYILKNIIEKAQKQISKEELNNLNLKWFKKVKVTKIKSKDYLFTKEEIDYLNKAKKIKMCVDPNYLPYEYINHEGKYVGIIANFITKLSKNSGINFELINTSSWSKSLEAIKEGKCDVLPNTGQTISRKKYLNFTQDYFNFSNVIATKDNKIFIDSIEKLKDKKIGVIKNYSIAERLRYRYPDFNFINVENTLDGLKKLKDNKIYAFVDTFPSLAYNMQNSSITGIKISGKISISSSSKIAIRKDNIILQKIMNKAINSVKPHEKEELLNRWLTVIKEEKINTELLIKIVSIIVLISLLIILFIIYKSNRKLSTLNKKLEKISQTDKLTSLYNRTKLDMILEFEFKNKKRYKKPLSIIIIDIDHFKQINDTYGHLVGDKILIEFSNILKANIRETDFIGRWGGEEFLVVLPFSKEEDAYNLASKLRKLIAKKPLYKNINVTASFGVVECKDSDCNKALLNADKALYEAKNSNRNCVKVFVD, encoded by the coding sequence ATGAAAACTATTATTTTATTACTAATATTTTTAATATTTCAAGTTTCATCTTTTGCTACAAATAAGTATTCTTTAAATAATAATATAAAATCAAATATAGACACACTAGCTAATCAATTAAAATATTTAACTTCAAATTATGATAAAAATAAAAAAGAGATTAGTGATTTATTAAGATTATATTATGATAACTATGAAAATATCATAGGTTTTGAAATAAAAAAAGATAAAAAATACTTGTTTAGTTCTTCAAGAAATGATGAGACTATAACTCTGCTTACAAATAAATCCTTTGATAAAACTTTATATAAAACTCCACAATTTTATAAAAAAGATATTATAAATAATAAAGATGAAAAAATAGGCGAACTTATTGTTTATTTTAAAGAAATTATCAAGTTTACAAGTGAAGAATTAAAATATTTAGAAAATAAAACAGTATTAAAAATACAAAATGATTCAAATTTACCTCCTTATAACTTCAATGAAGATGGCCTTGCAAAAGGTTATTCTATTGATTATATGAATCTTATTGCAAATAAACTTGCTATTGAAATAAAATATGTTCAAGGTAATTGGGATGATTTTATGAATATGCTAGAAAAAAATGAGATTGATTTGATGGTAAATATTTTAAAATCAAAAAAAAGAGAAGAGAGATTTCTTTTTACTAGTGATTCATATGTAAGCTCTCCCCTTGCAATTCTTACAAGAATTAATCATAAAGAAGTTCATACTTTCAAAGAACTTGAGGGTAAAACAGTGGCTTTAGTAAAGGGCTATCATAGTTATGATAGGGTTAAAAGTACTTATCCTAAAATCAATATTTATCCAACAAAAAATACATATGAGATGATAAATGCAGTAGCAAGCAATAAAGCAGATGCTTCATATGGCTTAAAAAGTGTATTGGATTATAATATAAATAAACATCTATTTACAAACTTAAAGACCATGAAAAACACTGATGATAAAGAGTTTGGCTTTTATTTTGCATTTAATAAAGATAATTATATATTAAAAAATATTATTGAAAAAGCACAAAAACAAATTAGCAAAGAAGAGCTAAACAATTTAAATTTAAAATGGTTTAAAAAAGTAAAAGTAACAAAGATAAAGAGTAAAGATTATTTATTTACTAAAGAAGAGATTGATTATTTAAATAAAGCCAAAAAAATAAAAATGTGTGTTGATCCAAATTATTTACCTTATGAATATATAAATCATGAGGGAAAATATGTTGGTATCATAGCAAATTTTATAACAAAACTTTCAAAAAATAGTGGAATTAATTTTGAGCTTATAAATACATCTTCATGGAGTAAATCATTAGAAGCAATAAAAGAGGGTAAATGTGATGTTTTACCAAATACAGGACAAACAATAAGTAGAAAAAAATATTTAAATTTTACACAAGACTATTTTAATTTTTCAAATGTAATAGCAACTAAAGATAATAAGATTTTTATAGATTCAATTGAGAAGTTAAAAGATAAGAAAATTGGTGTTATTAAAAACTACTCAATAGCAGAACGATTAAGATATCGATATCCTGATTTTAATTTTATTAATGTTGAAAATACACTAGATGGATTAAAAAAATTAAAAGACAATAAGATTTATGCTTTTGTAGATACTTTTCCATCACTTGCATATAATATGCAAAACTCTTCAATAACTGGTATAAAAATTTCTGGAAAAATAAGCATTAGTAGTAGTTCAAAAATAGCAATTAGAAAAGATAATATTATACTTCAAAAGATAATGAATAAAGCTATAAATTCAGTTAAGCCTCATGAAAAAGAGGAGCTTTTAAATAGATGGCTAACTGTAATAAAAGAAGAAAAAATAAATACAGAACTTCTAATAAAAATAGTTTCAATTATTGTATTAATATCTTTACTTATAATCTTATTTATTATTTATAAATCAAATAGAAAACTAAGCACACTAAATAAAAAATTAGAGAAAATATCACAAACTGATAAATTAACTTCTTTATATAACAGAACTAAATTAGATATGATTTTAGAGTTTGAATTTAAAAACAAAAAAAGATATAAAAAACCTTTATCTATTATTATAATTGATATAGACCATTTTAAACAAATAAATGATACCTATGGTCACTTAGTAGGAGATAAGATTTTAATTGAATTTTCAAATATATTAAAAGCAAATATAAGAGAGACTGATTTTATTGGAAGATGGGGAGGAGAAGAGTTTTTAGTAGTGCTTCCCTTTTCAAAAGAAGAAGATGCTTATAATTTAGCTTCAAAACTAAGAAAATTAATTGCTAAAAAACCTTTATATAAAAATATAAATGTTACAGCTAGTTTTGGAGTGGTTGAGTGTAAAGATTCAGATTGCAATAAAGCTTTATTAAATGCTGATAAAGCTTTATATGAAGCTAAGAATTCAAATAGAAATTGTGTGAAAGTATTTGTTGATTAA
- a CDS encoding ferritin family protein: MNVYEYAMKVEKDGEAYYNHLASKAPNKGLKKVFHILAEAEVSHYNVFKSMRDKDGSDFKAIDISTDTKTIFETLNAQRANVSFDADQIKFYEDAIKREEDSYQFYIDKAQELENEDEKTAFINIAKEEVKHKAILEEIIHFIQEPDNWVESAEF, encoded by the coding sequence ATGAATGTTTATGAATATGCAATGAAAGTTGAAAAAGATGGTGAAGCTTACTATAATCACTTAGCTTCAAAAGCACCAAATAAAGGTTTGAAAAAAGTATTTCATATTTTAGCAGAAGCAGAAGTAAGTCACTACAATGTTTTTAAAAGTATGAGAGATAAAGATGGCTCAGATTTCAAAGCAATTGATATTTCAACAGATACAAAAACAATATTTGAAACTTTAAATGCCCAAAGAGCAAATGTAAGTTTTGATGCAGACCAAATTAAGTTTTATGAAGATGCTATAAAAAGAGAAGAAGATTCATACCAATTTTATATTGATAAAGCCCAAGAACTAGAAAATGAAGATGAAAAAACAGCTTTTATAAATATTGCAAAAGAAGAAGTAAAACACAAAGCTATTTTAGAAGAGATTATTCATTTTATTCAAGAACCAGACAACTGGGTTGAAAGTGCAGAGTTTTAA
- the ribB gene encoding 3,4-dihydroxy-2-butanone-4-phosphate synthase, which translates to MNQKIMNNDFKSKIDGAIKTLQEGKGVIVVDDYDRENEADMIFSAQNLTKEQMALLIKECSGIVCLCLTKEKVDKLNLPMMVQNNNSKFQTPFTVSIESKDNVTTGVSAQDRVTTIKSAISSDGVSKIVSPGHIFPLRANEKGVLGRAGHTEASVDLMKLSNLSPYAVLCEITNSDGTMAKADDIQKVSKKYSMPILSVEDIINYRKEIAR; encoded by the coding sequence ATGAATCAAAAAATTATGAATAATGATTTTAAATCAAAAATTGATGGTGCAATTAAAACCTTGCAAGAAGGCAAAGGTGTTATAGTTGTAGATGATTATGATAGAGAAAATGAAGCAGATATGATTTTTTCTGCACAAAATCTAACAAAAGAGCAAATGGCACTTTTAATAAAAGAGTGTAGTGGGATAGTTTGCTTGTGTTTAACAAAAGAAAAAGTTGATAAACTTAACTTACCAATGATGGTTCAAAATAATAACTCAAAATTTCAAACTCCATTTACTGTCTCAATAGAATCAAAAGATAATGTTACTACAGGTGTTTCTGCACAAGATAGAGTTACAACAATAAAGTCAGCTATTTCTAGTGATGGAGTATCTAAGATTGTTTCTCCTGGACATATATTTCCTTTAAGAGCAAATGAAAAAGGTGTTCTAGGACGTGCAGGACATACAGAAGCTAGTGTTGATTTGATGAAGTTATCTAATTTATCACCATATGCAGTTTTATGTGAAATTACAAATTCAGATGGAACAATGGCAAAAGCAGATGATATTCAAAAAGTTTCCAAAAAATATTCTATGCCTATTCTTAGTGTTGAAGATATAATTAATTATCGAAAAGAAATTGCAAGATAA
- a CDS encoding acyl-[acyl-carrier-protein] thioesterase, translating to MENYFDKEFELRFFEMNRLGEASPIALLTLLQEAAAEHCHYAGHNLLSLMSENLGWVLLSGVMQMQRYPLYKEKIIIRTWISKYHAIRGLRENIIYDEDYNIIGRARGLWLFYDIKKRRPKRIHPDFLKRWSSYKSISLEHDISDKIEALDSFEYRKEFKVNMYDTDTNKHVNNLRYLQWLIESIPDEVLNNYYLYFIDGRFISEAQYGDVILSSTKKDSSENSFVHTIKIKGTNKVCATGKTIWKKIDK from the coding sequence TATTGCTCTTTTGACTTTGCTTCAAGAAGCTGCTGCTGAGCATTGTCATTATGCTGGGCATAATCTTTTATCTTTGATGTCAGAAAATCTTGGATGGGTATTGTTATCTGGCGTGATGCAAATGCAACGCTATCCTTTGTATAAAGAAAAAATCATTATTAGAACTTGGATATCAAAATATCATGCTATTAGAGGGCTTAGAGAAAATATTATTTATGATGAAGACTACAATATCATAGGAAGAGCTAGAGGTTTATGGCTTTTTTATGATATAAAAAAAAGAAGACCTAAAAGAATACATCCAGACTTTTTAAAAAGGTGGTCATCATATAAATCAATATCTCTTGAACATGATATAAGTGATAAGATTGAAGCCCTTGACTCTTTTGAGTATAGAAAAGAGTTTAAAGTAAATATGTACGATACTGATACAAATAAACATGTTAATAATCTTAGATATTTACAATGGCTAATTGAATCAATACCTGATGAGGTACTAAATAACTACTATTTGTATTTTATTGATGGACGTTTTATCTCAGAAGCTCAATATGGTGATGTGATTTTATCTTCAACAAAAAAAGATAGTTCAGAAAACTCTTTTGTTCATACTATAAAAATCAAAGGCACAAATAAAGTTTGTGCCACGGGTAAAACCATATGGAAAAAAATAGATAAATAA